The following are from one region of the Aspergillus chevalieri M1 DNA, chromosome 1, nearly complete sequence genome:
- a CDS encoding pyridoxal phosphate-dependent aminotransferase (COG:E;~EggNog:ENOG410PGKB;~InterPro:IPR004839,IPR015424,IPR015421;~PFAM:PF00155;~go_function: GO:0003824 - catalytic activity [Evidence IEA];~go_function: GO:0030170 - pyridoxal phosphate binding [Evidence IEA];~go_process: GO:0009058 - biosynthetic process [Evidence IEA]) translates to MSFSGRRLSILSPSNRRFSAGKDLSLNELRSETHRQFRAAHEGHRPHAGLDASRASTGVVWCTERATEHGYAEDPSTWANLGQGAPEADDEIEGSFPRPTTIPITSASREYGPTAGIKPLRAAVARMYNEHYRQGKPSQYTWENVCIVPGGRAGLIRIAAILGNSYLSFPIPDYSAYSEMLTLFKNIAPIPIPLAEEDHYHIHPDKIAEEIARGTSVLLTSNPRNPTGHFVSNEELAKIQDICRDRATLILDEFYGGYNYTTDCDGSTISGAANVVDVDQDDVLLIDGLTKRFRLPGWRIAWVVGPKEFVNALGSAGSYLDGGANVPFQEAAIPMMEPSLVHAEMKALQHHFREKRDYVLKRLYDIGFRVRDVPQATFYIWLDLTSLDPPLPPEANISDGLNFFNALLFEKVIVVPGIFFDLNPAKRRDLFDSPCHHFVRLSYGPKMDVLEKGLNGIERVIRRARGEPVDEEAVADD, encoded by the exons ATGTCGTTCTCCGGCCGCCGCCTGAGTATTCTGTCCCCCTCCAACCGCCGTTTTTCGGCTGGAAAGGACCTTTCGCTGAATG AACTCCGCTCCGAAACCCATCGTCAATTCCGTGCTGCCCACGAAGGTCACCGTCCCCATGCTGGTCTCGATGCCTCCCGTGCCTCTACCGGTGTCGTCTGGTGTACAGAACGCGCGACTGAACACGGCTATGCCGAAGATCCCTCTACCTGGGCCAACCTAGGTCAGGGTGCCCCCGAAGCCGACGACGAGATCGAGGGCAGTTTCCCTCGTCccaccaccatccccatcacCTCTGCCTCGCGCGAATACGGTCCGACCGCGGGTATCAAGCCCCTCCGTGCGGCGGTGGCCCGCATGTACAACGAGCATTATCGTCAGGGGAAGCCTAGCCAGTACACTTGGGAGAATGTTTGTATTGTGCCTGGTGGGCGAGCGGGGTTGATTCGGATTGCGGCGATTCTGGGCAACTCGTACCTGTCGTTCCCCATTCCCGATTACTCGGCGTATTCGGAGATGTTGACGCTTTTCAAGAAC ATCGCACCTATTCCTATTCCCCTGGCCGAAGAAGATCACTATCACATTCACCCCGACAAGATCGCCGAGGAAATCGCTCGTGGCACGTCGGTGCTCCTCACGTCTAACCCCCGCAACCCTACCGGACATTTTGTATCCAATGAAGAGCTGGCCAAGATTCAGGACATCTGCAGAGATCGCGCTACGCTGATCCTGGATGAATTCTACGGTGGCTACAACTACACTACTGACTGCGATGGATCGACTATCAGTGGCGCTGCAAACGTGGTGGACGTTGACCAAGATG ACGTGCTTCTGATTGACGGCCTTACCAAGCGTTTCCGTCTTCCTGGATGGCGTATCGCGTGGGTGGTTGGTCCTAAAGAATTCGTCAACGCTCTGGGCTCTGCTGGTTCGTACCTGGACGGTGGTGCCAACGTTCCTTTTCAGGAGGCGGCAATCCCCATGATGGAACCCTCGCTCGTGCACGCAGAAATGAAGGCCCTTCAGCACCACTTCCGCGAGAAGCGCGACTATGTCCTGAAGCGTCTGTATGACATCGGATTCCGCGTCCGCGACGTCCCCCAGGCCACCTTCTACATTTGGCTCGATCTCACCTCCCTCGACCCCCCTCTGCCTCCGGAGGCTAACATCTCCGACGGTCTGAACTTCTTCAACGCGCTGCTATTCGAGAAGGTCATTGTTGTTCCTGGTATCTTCTTCGACCTGAACCCAGCCAAGCGTCGTGACCTATTCGACAGTCCTTGTCACCACTTTGTCCGTTTGAGTTATGGTCCCAagatggatgtgttggagaagGGTCTGAATGGTATTGAGCGTGTTATTCGTCGTGCTCGGGGAGAGCctgttgatgaggaggctGTTGCAGATGATTAA
- a CDS encoding uncharacterized protein (COG:S;~EggNog:ENOG410PIBJ;~InterPro:IPR038869;~TransMembrane:1 (n8-27c32/33o42-64i)), which translates to MKPKLSRILHLTAFTFLSIVLLCLILLTPSDAIYQCYVTQRLINIFFIAGAYIVTFLLAVLIYATRIYTNRSVLTGIPKAWIPVEKEDVGGSVRRLVMEGLARSAVIAYQARPRDVAVEEQTQTQTQSQQVQAQQEQGLVVNRDRPPWGHIEHPGWSSPESRDLPDLPYRTVIQELPHLIEAKAVSLAPPDPVFTATSYSPQGGGQGQEHAIPDTRVVEILQRRTSMGVRDYIQRLTAMEVIRPPEVGAEFVVLYERARFSAHELFESEFRELMHVFAEMLRGMKGLGPEKIMKLEADYFDGSGSDERSIMTSSGSLIGPSDEDGETDTMDYSQDDDGSLRLRHSSSGYGSSREDYHSNYATPRSRMSAAPFHNQAWYERPSSRRMLAPRAPSMQPLRRVRSNISGSSGGSVIRLADRGDIPYTFDTSNV; encoded by the coding sequence ATGAAACCCAAACTCTCCCGCATCCTCCACCTAACCGCCTTCACCTTCCTATCCATCGTCCTCCTCTGCCTAATCCTCCTCACCCCCTCCGACGCAATCTACCAATGCTACGTCACCCAACGCCTAATCAACATCTTTTTCATCGCCGGCGCTTACATTGTGACCTTTCTATTGGCGGTTCTCATCTACGCGACTCGCATATACACAAATCGCAGCGTGTTAACGGGTATTCCCAAGGCATGGATACCAGTTGAAAAAGAGGATGTCGGGGGCAGTGTAAGAAGACTTGTGATGGAGGGATTAGCGAGGAGCGCAGTTATAGCATACCAGGCTAGACCTAGGGACGTCGCTGTGGAGGAACAAACCCAGACGCAGACGCAGAGCCAGCAGGTACAAGCACAGCAAGAGCAGGGACTCGTTGTGAACCGCGACCGGCCGCCGTGGGGCCATATCGAGCATCCGGGGTGGTCGTCGCCGGAGTCGCGGGATTTGCCTGATCTGCCGTATCGCACTGTTATACAGGAGCTGCCGCATTTGATCGAGGCGAAGGCTGTTTCGCTTGCGCCGCCGGATCCGGTGTTTACGGCTACGAGTTATAGTCCCCAGGGAGGGGGGCAGGGGCAGGAGCATGCGATCCCGGATACGCGGGTGGTGGAGATTTTACAGCGGCGCACGTCGATGGGGGTAAGGGACTATATACAGCGGTTGACTGCGATGGAGGTTATACGGCCGCCGGAGGTTGGGGCGGAGTTTGTTGTGCTGTATGAGCGGGCGCGGTTCTCGGCACATGAGCTGTTTGAGAGTGAATTTCGGGAGTTGATGCATGTGTTTGCGGAGATGTTGAGGGGGATGAAGGGCCTTGGGCCGGAGAAGATTATGAAGTTGGAGGCGGATTATTTTGATGGCAGCGGTAGTGATGAGAGGAGTATCATGACCTCCAGTGGATCACTTATTGGGCCTTCTGATGAAGATGGGGAGACGGATACGATGGATTATTCTCAGGACGACGATGGCAGTTTGCGGCTGCGACATTCGTCGTCTGGGTATGGGTCCTCGCGCGAGGATTACCATTCTAACTATGCTACGCCACGGAGTCGCATGTCTGCTGCCCCTTTTCATAATCAGGCCTGGTATGAACGTCCTTCATCTCGGAGAATGCTTGCACCGCGCGCGCCGTCGATGCAACCACTGCGTCGAGTTCGGTCGAATATTTCGGGAAGTTCAGGAGGGAGTGTGATTCGGTTAGCGGATCGGGGAGATATACCCTATACTTTTGATACCAGTAATGTTTAA